TTCTTTTCTTTCTCAGAATACAACAGGTTAACCATTTTAAAAACTATTAGACCAGCATTACTTTCTAAACTTCTCACTCAATTACAACCCGACAAGATTGCAGAAATTCTTTCTATAGTAGATAGCGATTTATCTAAAAAAATAATTTATCTTTCTTCCCCGCAACAAAGAAAAGAACTAAACATAATAAGTAGTTTCTCCCACTCTCAAGTGGGTAGTATCATGAATACTTCAATATTGACAATACCTGAAAACTTTAAGATTCCACAAGCTCTTAACTATATCAAAAAAAAGAGAAACAAGATTGAAATTGGTGATGAATTATTTGTAGTCAATTTGAATCAAGAGGTTGTTGGTTCCGTAAATATTCAAAATCTCTTTTTCTCAACTAAAAATTCTTTATCTGTTGGTGAAATAGTAGATAAAGACTATATCTCTATCTCCGCGAGCGGTCAGATTGGAGAGGCAGTTGATCTATTTCAGAAATATCCATTCACTTCTGCAGCTGTATTGAATGAAAAAGACCAAATATTAGGAGTTATTACTAGCAAAGACATTCTTCCAGAGATAGTTGATGAAAGTATGGAAGATGTTCATAGATTCTATGGAATTGTTAGCCTACAACATTCGTATATTAAATCCACTGCTTGAGAAGTGGTGAAATCTAGACTTTTCTGATTAATAGTGTTGTTGTTTTCAACAACCTTAACTACACTAATAATAGATAAGTTTGAACATTTAGGAGTACAGTGAACTACTGGGCTCTCTTCGGCAATATTAGTCCCTTTAATTCCGCTGATAACGGATATGTGTGGGAATTCTGGAAGTCAGACTGCAACTTCAATAATTCAGTCTTTTGCGAGTAATGAGTTAAGCTCTAAAGATTTGTGATTTGTAACAAAAAAAGAATTAAAAGTTTCTGTAATTGTGGGAGGAATAGTCTCAATAGTTAATTTTTTAAGACTTTTGGCTTATTTTGCTGTTTTTCCAATCTCGACGGATAAAGTTGTTAAATTACAAGCAAATAGCTCATCCTTGCTTCCTATTCATTCGGAACAATGGAAGCATTTTCCTATATTTCTTCAAGCTCAACAAAAAACATATAACCCAAAGTCAATGGGTTATATTGGTTCTGCAATTTCTTCATTATCTTTATTCGTAGTTATTATTCTTTCTAAATTAACAGGAGTGTTTATTCCCTTTTTTGCATACAAATTCTTTAAAGATCCGGCTTCTATGACTACTCCTGCGTTAACTACTATATTGGATGCAATAGGAACTTTAATCTTCTTTTCCATAGGTGTTGGAATTATTGCTGGAAGTACCAGTCTCTTAGTTTGTTCAAAGAATTAGTAAATGTATAGGACTCTTAAGAGACTTGTATTTAGGTTCAGAAGAAGGGCTTTTGAAGAGCAAAAAAATCAAGTATTAAGTCAACTAAGTGAAAGAGAATGGGAGCTTAGGAGCGATTGATTAAGTAACTCAGCTAATTTTCTTTCATTAACAAATGACAAAAAGATCGTCAGCAATAAGTCACGATTTTTAGTTAGACAGCTTAAAAATATTGGTTTATTCTTCAGTACTTTTGGATTAGCTCCATTTATCTCTTTATTAGTTAATCCAAGGATAAGAGGATCTTCTTCTATAAAAGAGTTAAAGTCTCTGGAATCTAGAAGAAAGGAAATTGAAGAGGCTAAGAATTACTTTCAAAAAATTCAAGATAACGAACAAGGCTATGCCAGAAATAAGGAAAAAGAATTAGAGCCTTGATCAGAAGAAATAGTTTCCTATTCCTTAACTTCTATGCCATTCAGCAAATATGAAGAAATTATTGAAAAAAAGAACAAAGATCCTTACATAAGGTTTCTTCATATTTATGCAATTGTTATTGCTTTTTTGTTTACAGGAGGATTCATAACTTTTTATTGAATATTCAAAAAAAGTAGAGATCCTCAATATAGGTTTTTAGATAGCGCTTTAACGAAACATGTTGTTGAAGGAGAAAGGTTTGAAAAATATTTAACTGAATTAATTAGACAGAAATATGAATTTGACAGTATTCACAATATTAACTATTGTTTGAAATGCGCCTTCAGAGAGGTTGCATTATCTTCAACGATCCAAACAAAATTCTTGAGAAAACCCTCATTTAGAAATATTTTCTTTTTTGTTGTTTCGATATTGTCAGGAGGACTATTTCCTATGTACATTTATTGATTATCAATGAGAAATGAGAGCGAAAGATTCAATAAATGATGAGCTTTAAAGAGAACTAAAGAATGGAACCAAATAGAATCCCTGAGTGCGATTTCTGCAGGTTGATTGGGAAGAAGCATTAAGTTTCTTAAAAAACTTTGGTCAGATTTACATATTTTCAGCTATATAGCTTCAACAGCTCAGCTAGCTGTTGCAACTGTATTTTTAAAGCCTTTTAAGGGAATTTGAAGAATTAATAATGCTTTCTTTAATGCTATAAGCGCACAATCAAATAGAAAAGCAGTTAATTCTTGCCTATTATTAATTTCCTTTGGTTTGATTACGATTTGAGGTTATGCTTATGATTTCGATGATTTAATTGGCTCTTCCTATACAGTAAGTATCGGTGTTGGGAGAGCATTTAGCTGAGCTTTCTATGCATTAATTGTTTGACATGTTATGATACTTTCTTGGTTTGGTTGAGATAATTATTTCAGAAAACATTGAGTTAAGCTATATGCCAAACTCGGAAAAGCTTGAGCTGAATTATTAGCACCTAAACCAAAGCGAGTAATTAGGGCTATTCCAGCCTCTAATTTTGCCATGAGCTCACAATACTTCAAACCACCTCAAAACCTTAAAACTTTGAATTGAGGATTATTTTGAATGTTCTCTTCACCTCTATCTAAGTGAATGGTTAATTTGCTCTTACTACTATTAAGCTATGCTTTTTTGTTAGTTTGAAGTTTTATTTATAAATTCGATATTTCTGGTTGACCTTTCTACACTATGCTAGTAAGTTCATCTCTATTCTTACTACTGTTTGGATATCACATTTACCTAGTGGTCTAATAATTAAGTGTTCTAATTAGGCAGGCCAGCTTAACTTTCTCCCCTGAGGAGGGGAGAAATACAATACTTAAATCTGCCAGCTTCATTTGTTTTGTATTTTTATTTGGCTCTTTAGCTCTTTTCTTAGGGTTTATTTTTCACAAATCAGTTAATTCTGTTATTGAATTTGGTCCTAAAAATTTTTTTTGAAATTGAAAAACTGAAAAAGGAGCGCCCTTTGTTTCAGTTTATGCCCCTTTGATATACACCTTAATTCTTGTTGTAATTTCAGTTTGAGTCACTAATAAATTATCTCTAAAACTAGCCAAAAATCTTGTAAAGCTTAAAGATTCTTACAAAAAAATATTTATTGGTCTGCTTAGATTAGTTTCAATATTACCTTCTTTTATAACTTCTTTTGTTCTGTTTGAGGCCATATCCCCTTTATTGATAAAAGCATTTTGATTTGTCCCTAATCACTCATTAATTTGAGTAATTATTTGTTTTTTCTCAATATTATTTCCATCTTCCTGCTTAACTTACATAGATTGGTTTAACTCTAGAGAAATAGAAACCATGAACTCAGCTTTGCTGAGTTTAGCTTTAGATGATAAATATAGAGAAAAAATTTACTTGCGTTGCTCAAAAAAAATAATTTATTTAACTTGAGCAACCTCTTTAATAAAAGCTTTAGGGGAAAGTGTAGCTTTAAGTTGATTTCTATCTAGCGATAGGTATGACAATCCCTTTAAATCTCTAAAACACTTTTTAAGTTCAAGTAGCCATACCATTTCTAGCTTGATTTCTTCTTTTTATTTTTCAGAAGGAGGAGGCAAAAAAAATAAAGAATCTATGTTTGTGTTTGGTTCAGTTTTATTGTTATTTTCAATATTTATTAATTGATTTCTTAAGAGAAAATCTTCAGCAATCATTTACAAGCAAAATGTATTAAGCAAAAGACTAGAAAAATGATCCTGCAGATTTAAAAATTTTTTTGAAAAACTTAAGTATTCCAATTCCTTTGTATATCTTTCTAGATATTTACAAAAGGAAATTTACAACAAGAAAACATTTAAGTACAAGCAGTTTTTAAGTATCTTTAGAAAATGAAGAGAAAGAATCTTCTCTTTCTTAGTTTTTTCTTTTTTTCTCTCAATCTTTGGAGTAATAATATTTAGGGGACTTTACTTTATTTTTTATAACATCGCAATCGGCTCTTATGAAACATATAGTTTAGAGGGAATAGTAGTTCCAACTTGGAACACCGCCCTTTTATTGTTTTTTTCTATTTCTTGATCACTACCTATAAGCTTTCTATCGGCTTTTTTTGTAAATGTTTATTTCATAAAAAATAGAAAAATTAAAAATTTTTTAATTTCTGTTATTTCTGGTATAGGAACAGCTCCACCTATGCTTTGAGCTATGTTTAGCTCTTTATTTTTTATTAGTTATCTGAAATTAGGAGTTGGAAAAGTTTCTGTATTGTCAGGAATTCTTTCCTTTACTATATTGAGCTTTCCATTTTTGTTTAATAGATTTTCTAATCTATTTGAAATTTATTCACAGAAATACAGTAAAACCTTGTCTTATCTAGGTTTACAGAATTTCAACTTAATTTTTTTAATACTTAGAGATGGAAGGGAAAAGATCAAAAAACATTTATCTGGTCTAGCCACAAAATTAAATGGGGAAAGTGGATTGTTATTTATTACTATGGGTGCTTCTCCCTCAGATAGATTCACTCTTTGAGGCCCCGGACAAACATTAACAACTAAAGTATTTGCAACTTTTTACAAATACAGAGTAGTGGAAATAAAGTCAATAGTTTATGAAACTATCTTTTTTATATTTGTTTTCTCATTATTTCTTTATTCTCTTTTGACTACTTTTTGAATAAGGTTATTCAAAAAACTTATTAAGTGTTGCAAGAAAACCTATTTGAGAATTAATTTAAATTACTACTGGAATTGAAATACTAAGAAAAAAGTTCAATTCTTAGTACAGTCAAGAATTTTGCAGTAATTTGTGAAATTTACTAAAAGAAAAAGAGTTGAACAACCTCCACCTTACAAGTTATTTAATTCCGAAGAAGAATCAGAATTTCTATATTTAAAAAATTTTTCTCTCTTTCTGGAAGAAGAGAAGAATAAGAAAAAAACGATGTTAACAGATATTAATTTGTCTTTTTCCAAGAATAAGGTTTTTGGTATTGTTGGGCCTTCTGGCGCAGGAAAGTCACTGTTGCTCAATTCAATTACTAAGGGATTATTAGAAAGTGAAAATAGCTCCAAATATAGTTGAGAGGGACAAATAGTTTATAAAGGAACAGAACTACTTTCCACCTCCTTTCCAGTTGAAGTATTGAAGAGAAAAATAGGTTTAATTAGTCAATTACCAGTTTTATTTCCACTAACAATAAGAGAGAATATTCTTTTCGCTTTAAAGGCGAGAGGACTTTATGATTCCAAGCTACTGGAAATTAAGCTAAAGAAGATACTAATTGAATGTGATCTTTGAGAAGAATTAAAAGACAGGCTGGATAGTTGTCCCATAGGTACTTTATCTGTAGGTCAGGCGCAAAAGTTATGCTTCGCTAGGGCTTTAATTCTGGAGCCAGAATTATTGTTAATGGATGAGCCAACTAGCGCTCTAGATCCGTCTTCTGCCTCTAAGATTGAAAAATTAATTTTGAAAATTGCCAATAGGATAACTGTGATAATAGTTTCACACTCACTATCACAGGTTAAACATATTGCTGATTACACAATTTTTCTTAAGGATGGAAAAATAGTTGAACAAGGTCTAACTCCAAAAATATTCACTGCCCCTCAAACCAAAGAATTTAAAAACTTTATACTAGGCCATTACTAGAGATGATTCAATCCTTTTCTTTTAATTCAATTTCTAAGGAACTGAATAGCAGGAAGCTATTCATTATTTCCATTTGCTCTATGTTGGGAGTAGGAATATTCCTCAAATCAAAAACTCTAATTGAGCTCTCTCATAGCAATTTTTGACCTATATTAGTTCTCTTTTGTATTTCTGCTTGTTTGATTATTTCTATGTGCTGAGCCTTTACAAGGCTAGTAGATAGAAATACTAATAGTAGTAGAGGATTTATAGAGTGAGTGGAAGAATATTGCGGAACTAGATTTAAAAATTGAGTTGTTTTATTTACCACTAAGTTATTACACCCAATAGGAGTAATAACTACTGCAGTTTATCTAATTAAGTGAATTAATGGTCAGTATTTTTTATGAGTTTGAGAAACCTGTATATGTGCTGCTTTAATTAGCTTTTTAGTTGTTAGTCTGAATGTTTTTTCTTTTAAAGGTGCAGTCATATTGCAAAAATGTTTGTCTTTTTCCATATTTTTGGCAATACTTTATACATTAGGGTTCGGAATACATTCCTATTTTTCTGGAAATGGCGGACAACAAGAACAACAAGCACAAACTTCTCATTTTGGAATAAATGGTTTAAGTGGATGAACTATTTTGTTATCTGGCCTTCCCTCTATCTTCTTTATGTATGATGGGTTCTATTCAATACTGTCTTTAAAAGAAAAAACTCAAAAAAAGACTTCATTTAGAAAGATAGTTTCTCTGTCTTTCATAACAATTACTCTAATTTATTTTTTTGTAATAAGTGTGACATTATTGGGAGACAAGAAAACAGGGGATTTTATGAAATTTAAGAAATTAGTAGAAGATAAGAATTTCAAAGATGTGTTGATAACTCTTATCTTTTTAACTTTCTTATCTAGCTTAAATGTGACTTGTATGTGTGGGCAAAATCAATTAATTCAGTTGCACTATAAGTACAACTTTAAAGAAATTAATTTAATAAGAAATAGATTTTTAAATGCTGGAAATCGTAAGTATAGCTTAGAGATTAAATTATCTATTTGACTTCATTTGATGAAGCAAATTATAGGAATCTCTTTGATAATAGCTACAATCTCTCAATTAATTTATTGATTGTTGGGTCAAACAGAATTACTGTGAGTTATTAATGATATATTGGCAGAATTAAATTCCTTAATTATTTTTGGAATATTAGGAGTAGTATTGTGAAAATCTAGAGAAGGAAAGAAGACTAATTACTTGACTTCTATAGGAATTTTTATTGCCATTTTGTACTTTTTAGTTAATAATGTAATCTCATTATTTTTAGGAAATTCTTCAGAACAAGGAAAACAACCAAGTAATTTAATAGTTTCATTATTTAAATTACTTATCTTTTTGGTTTTAGTGACTTATCCTGTAGGTCAATGACTTAAATCTAAATCAATAGAAATCTTTAATTTTCCAGATTTTGAGAATAAAAGATTTAATAAACTTAACCAAGGATACTCCCTAGTTAAGTTAGTAAGTAAATAGTATGTCTTATATTCAGAAAAAAGGAATAGATACTGCTAGAAGAAAAATGATTACTAGACAACAATGTTCAGATTTAATTTCTTATGGTCAAATTATTACAAAATTGAGTTGCGCAAGAGCGACTCAAAGATATTTTGAAAAATTAATAACTTTAGCTAAAGAGAATACTTTAGTTACAAAAAGAAAGGCTTATTCTATAGTTCTTAGAACTTCTAAATTTACTAGGGAAGAATTAGTGAAAAAATTGTTTGAAGAACTATCTAAGAAATATAGAAATAGAAAAGGTGGGTATACTAGACTTCTAAAGACTTCTGAAGGATCTTTTCTAGTTCAGTTGGTTTAAAGGGGTAATTAATTCAGCCCCCTTAAGGGCTGACTAAAGCCCCGTGATTTGATTAACATAACTCAAATCTCAAACACTTCTGTTATTAGTAAAGTCCTTACTTTCTAAAGAATTACCATTATTAATTCTTTGAATTTGAGTACTTTCTATTTTCTGAGCTCCTGTTAAATCAATACTCGGAACAACACCTTCTCTGTTATAAACAAACACGCAAACACCCCCAATTCCCATTACTATCATAGGTAAAAAATATTTGACAGGTAACAATTTATAAATTAAAAAATTGTTATTAAGCGGGCTTTAATTCAATCTTTGGAAGAAAATTCCCTCAATCGATTCTATTTCCAAGACTATCTTCGATTCCCTTTTCAGTTATTCTCAAATCTTTATTTCTTCCGTATAAAACTGCTGTAACTTCTCCGATATCGAATTTATATCCTAATTTTTGTTGATTGGTTTTGGCTTGAACCTCTATTGTTGTTGCTGAAGAATTTTTAGTCAATAAACTTACTTTTTCTGGGGAAAATATTTCGGTCCCCAAGCAGGGAGTATTGAATGTCTTTTGAGACCATCTGTAAGTAGTTTGCTTCTTTTCAATTGGAGTGATTACTCCCAAAGACCCTTCTGTAGAGTTTGTGTGTTTTGCATAAACTACAACATTTTCGTTC
Above is a window of Mycoplasma ovis str. Michigan DNA encoding:
- a CDS encoding magnesium transporter → MLFRKNKSLERDKYSSRLSTKLIRAFELKNYASIKELSRAYSVPTLVKALEKLSNFELINIIFITLSEERLEDFFFSFSEYNRLTILKTIRPALLSKLLTQLQPDKIAEILSIVDSDLSKKIIYLSSPQQRKELNIISSFSHSQVGSIMNTSILTIPENFKIPQALNYIKKKRNKIEIGDELFVVNLNQEVVGSVNIQNLFFSTKNSLSVGEIVDKDYISISASGQIGEAVDLFQKYPFTSAAVLNEKDQILGVITSKDILPEIVDESMEDVHRFYGIVSLQHSYIKSTAWEVVKSRLFWLIVLLFSTTLTTLIIDKFEHLGVQWTTGLSSAILVPLIPLITDMCGNSGSQTATSIIQSFASNELSSKDLWFVTKKELKVSVIVGGIVSIVNFLRLLAYFAVFPISTDKVVKLQANSSSLLPIHSEQWKHFPIFLQAQQKTYNPKSMGYIGSAISSLSLFVVIILSKLTGVFIPFFAYKFFKDPASMTTPALTTILDAIGTLIFFSIGVGIIAGSTSLLVCSKN
- a CDS encoding ABC transporter permease; translation: MIYTLILVVISVWVTNKLSLKLAKNLVKLKDSYKKIFIGLLRLVSILPSFITSFVLFEAISPLLIKAFWFVPNHSLIWVIICFFSILFPSSCLTYIDWFNSREIETMNSALLSLALDDKYREKIYLRCSKKIIYLTWATSLIKALGESVALSWFLSSDRYDNPFKSLKHFLSSSSHTISSLISSFYFSEGGGKKNKESMFVFGSVLLLFSIFINWFLKRKSSAIIYKQNVLSKRLEKWSCRFKNFFEKLKYSNSFVYLSRYLQKEIYNKKTFKYKQFLSIFRKWRERIFSFLVFSFFLSIFGVIIFRGLYFIFYNIAIGSYETYSLEGIVVPTWNTALLLFFSISWSLPISFLSAFFVNVYFIKNRKIKNFLISVISGIGTAPPMLWAMFSSLFFISYLKLGVGKVSVLSGILSFTILSFPFLFNRFSNLFEIYSQKYSKTLSYLGLQNFNLIFLILRDGREKIKKHLSGLATKLNGESGLLFITMGASPSDRFTLWGPGQTLTTKVFATFYKYRVVEIKSIVYETIFFIFVFSLFLYSLLTTFWIRLFKKLIKCCKKTYLRINLNYYWNWNTKKKVQFLVQSRILQ
- a CDS encoding phosphate ABC transporter ATP-binding protein, translated to MKFTKRKRVEQPPPYKLFNSEEESEFLYLKNFSLFLEEEKNKKKTMLTDINLSFSKNKVFGIVGPSGAGKSLLLNSITKGLLESENSSKYSWEGQIVYKGTELLSTSFPVEVLKRKIGLISQLPVLFPLTIRENILFALKARGLYDSKLLEIKLKKILIECDLWEELKDRLDSCPIGTLSVGQAQKLCFARALILEPELLLMDEPTSALDPSSASKIEKLILKIANRITVIIVSHSLSQVKHIADYTIFLKDGKIVEQGLTPKIFTAPQTKEFKNFILGHY
- a CDS encoding amino acid permease; amino-acid sequence: MIQSFSFNSISKELNSRKLFIISICSMLGVGIFLKSKTLIELSHSNFWPILVLFCISACLIISMCWAFTRLVDRNTNSSRGFIEWVEEYCGTRFKNWVVLFTTKLLHPIGVITTAVYLIKWINGQYFLWVWETCICAALISFLVVSLNVFSFKGAVILQKCLSFSIFLAILYTLGFGIHSYFSGNGGQQEQQAQTSHFGINGLSGWTILLSGLPSIFFMYDGFYSILSLKEKTQKKTSFRKIVSLSFITITLIYFFVISVTLLGDKKTGDFMKFKKLVEDKNFKDVLITLIFLTFLSSLNVTCMCGQNQLIQLHYKYNFKEINLIRNRFLNAGNRKYSLEIKLSIWLHLMKQIIGISLIIATISQLIYWLLGQTELLWVINDILAELNSLIIFGILGVVLWKSREGKKTNYLTSIGIFIAILYFLVNNVISLFLGNSSEQGKQPSNLIVSLFKLLIFLVLVTYPVGQWLKSKSIEIFNFPDFENKRFNKLNQGYSLVKLVSK
- the rplQ gene encoding 50S ribosomal protein L17; this translates as MSYIQKKGIDTARRKMITRQQCSDLISYGQIITKLSCARATQRYFEKLITLAKENTLVTKRKAYSIVLRTSKFTREELVKKLFEELSKKYRNRKGGYTRLLKTSEGSFLVQLV